The genome window CAAATGTTAAAATTCTGTATCAGCAGGCATACAAATTAATACATTTAGAGCGTTTTCTTCATAGAAGAAAATACTCTAGACTTCAGCCCTGAGAATATTGACTATTTGAACAGTAAAAAACTAAAACAGAAGAATCTGTTAAGCCCCTTGCCCCTCACCCCACCCAATAAAAAGCCTTGATGCaataaattaaaagtaattgTAGCCATAATATGTATTAAGCAATTGTTCTTTCCTAAATAGCAGAATTCCATTTGGACTCTGTGATGAGCCAGGGGCCAACTCATTAACAGTATGTGAGACCCTGCAAGCACTGTTTATACTCAGCTGCTCCAAACCAGCCACATTTAGAACATCAGCACAGACTAAGCTTTCAGTTACAATTTCTTACTAATAGTCTTAATAATTGTCTTTAGTGCTAGTGAGGTTATGTCACTTGGGGTCTTTGAAACCAGattctcctgcagctctgaagcTCTGTTCTGCTGATCTTTAAGAGTAATACCAGAATGGAACATTACTAATCCAAAATACATTCTGCATGGCTATTATAGTTACTTCAGGAAGCCTCCATCATGTTTTTAGGCAGCTTTTGCAGTTTTACAGgaacatgtgaaaaaaaatttacatggTCAAACTTCtcaatttctctcttttctcctaaAAATTACTTCCTTTGTGACAAATTCTTTCTGTATCTTCATGTTTTCTATGAGACGAGTCAAAAAAGAAGAATATATTTATCCTCTGACCAGTTCCTGTATTACCTTACCAGTTGTAGTAAATTCTTGGTTTCTGTGAGCCTCTGTGTGGGCCACAGAAGGCAAGCCACCAGATCACACACTTCAGAAAGGTCATAGAGAGCCGAGTTTTATTTTGGTAATTTTGTAGGGTTAAGAGAATAAACTTCAGTTACATGAGTCTACCCATTTGACACAGGGATTTAAAGCTTTGCTGTTGTTCTAAACCAGTTCTGCCTGGAAGGATCTTGcttaaaaaaagcatttctgttgCAGGACATGAACCTGATTGACATCCTTTGGAGGCAAGATATAGACCTTGGGGCGAGACGTGAAGTGTTTGATTCCAGGCAGCGCCAGAAGGAGTATGAACTCGAGAAGCAGAAGAAACTTGAAAAGGAAAGACAAGAGCAGCTCCAAAAAGAGCAGGAGGAAGCCTTGCTGGCTCAGCTGGAGTTAGACGAAGAGACAGGTGAATTCATTCCTGTGCAGCCAGCTCAGTGCATTCAGCCAGAAAATACTGAGCCACCCGTTGCTTTCTCACAGGTAAACTCCAGTGGTGTGAGTGTGTTTAACCCTTTGTCCATTCACAGGAAGGCATCATGCTAGTGGCTGCCTAAAGTGAATTTGCATGTGTTGCTGTAATGGAATATCTTCTGTTACTCAAACATGCACTAACCTTTTTTCATAACTTTCCTATTTAGACCACAGAGCCTTCAAAACCAGAAGCAGAGGCCTTGTCCTTTGATGACTGCATGCAGCTCTTGGCAGAAGCATTCCCGTTTATAGATGAGCATGAGGTAAAAATGCACAGTTCAGTGGTTTCATGGGTGCTTTTCCACAGGGTCAGTCTCATGTCTTCTCTGACTAAGATTTGTCTTCACCATAAGACTAATTTGTGATCTGAGTTTTCTCCTCAAGCTGGCTTCAGCTGACATAAAGCACTGAGTAGGCTTGAGCCTATCTTTATAATACtccattatattaaaaaaaatgctttccttaAGAAACACCTGTGTGTTCTGCAGAAATGATGCAGAACTCCAAAAACTAGGtttttgctttggaaaatgTACATCTGGTTTTTTGAGTGTGTTTTTTAGTTAACATTGTTTTGTTcaggtttttaattatttgtttaaaCCCTTCAGGCTTCTTCAGCTGCATTTCAGTCACTGGTTCCTGCTCAGGTCAATAGCAACCCAgcctttgtttcttctgatcAAACTCAGCCACCTGAATCCCCTGATCTAGTACAACCCACTGATGCAGAGAATATGCAGAACATAGAGCAAGTTTGGGAAGAATTACTGTCCCTTTCAGAGTTACAGGTTAGTATAACAAGtacctgaaaaacaaagcaggttCTTTTTGGAGGACTGTAGTACTTTGGAGAAGGCAGTACAATAGCATCTGAAGAGATGCTGGCTGTGACTTGATTTCTACACCTGTAGGATGTTTATATGTCAATataagctttaatttttttcaaaaagaataTATTGAAGAACATGTAGAAAGCATGAAATGAGTTGTTTATGGACAAACCTTAACAAAACACTTGTCAGTCAGAACTTCCTCATGTTTGGCAAGTCACTTTTTGCCTCTGTGTGATACAGTGTGACCATCAATAAAATGCAGCTGCTCAGAAATGGACAGTTCTGAGTCACGGATCTGCAACAGGAATTGTTTTCACAAGTGTTGCTGTAAATGTTGGGGGCTTTTTGGAACTGTCCAGTTGTGTGAATATGATTACTTTTGCATTCAAGTTTTGTctaaggaaaaagttttttaaagctgataatagaatatatatttagGTACACAGAAGAGTCAGGTATATTTATATGAATGCTGTTTATACATACTCAGTAAGAACAACTTGTGTAATGTATGTGAACTGGATATTTCAAAGCAACAAAAGAGTCACCTTGCTAATACAGAGAGTATGTAGGGATTTTTATCCtatgtttatatttatgttttccTTATATTTGATTATAAAATTgaataaatttcttttcaaatatattACTGTAGAATGTCATCATGCTTTCCAGCATGCTGCTGCTCTACTTTATGCTGTTAATACAAGAGATGATTGCTTGATGGAGTGCCCATAAATCTGAATCATATTTCaaaaaactaaaatgaaaatttgcaaAGCTGATTTAGCTTTTTCCTGCCACTCTCCCTCTTCCCTTAATCTTTTTATAGTTTTTATGTTCTTCTAGTTTTCTAACCTGATTACTGTGTTAGGCTTAAAGAGCCCACATAAGTAACAAGGACAATTGGCTGTGAAGAGGCAGCAGTGATGGTGAAAATAAGAAACCAAACAttaagaaaccaaaccaaagtaATATATTGCAGTAATTCTGAATAGTAATTGaataattttcttgaaaaaaaagataattaaaataagGGCACTGCCTTGTACAAATTATGTttagagaaatggaaaaatagagCTCTCACATTGACAATCTTAGCTTAAGCATTGAACAATCTCTAGTTAAGTAATTCCTGGGGGATAGCAggcctgtttatttcagcttcaGTTAGGCAACTGCCAGCTCATTATGAAGTTGTTCTTGTAGCCAGTGAAAGCCCATCAGTGGAGCAGTCTGACACTCACACTGGTGTTAGCCAGCTGAACTAATGTGTTTGCCTGGCTCCATGTTAGCACTCTTCTTACTTCACCAATTACATTGCTCTGTGCTGAAAGCTCCTTCGTTCAGTAAATCCTAGAAGAATCTTGGTTTTGAGGAACTGTGAACTAATAGTTCTAGAAGTCATTGTTTGCTGTATGTGCTCATTAAGTTTCATTCAGgaattttacatttctgtacTCATCCATTCTTAGCAGTGGTGCTTGTGAGAAGTTCAGACCTGGCAGCAACCAGCAATTGCAATTTCTATAACACATTGGAATGGGTGTCTTCAGCATCCTGCTCTGAGCCTGAGAGGCTCTGCTCTCTTACTCTAAAATGCTTTGTCCAGAACAAGTTGTGTTGTGCTTTAGCTTTGGTATCTGTCATCTTCTTTGATTGCCTCTTCATAGCACAAGGGTGCTGCATCTAGACTACAACGGTGTTAACAAAACCCCTTATGTCCATGTTGATTGCTATTTAATGCTTTTGGGTTGTAGAAGAGGATTTTATCAATTGCAGATGTGTTGCTCAACTTCTCCCTTGCATTGCCCATCTAGTGCCTGAACATTGAAAATGATAACCTGGCTGAGGTGAGCACAGTGACGAGCCCTGAGACCAAGCCAGCAGAGATGCACAACAGCTACAGTTACTGCAGCTCGGTGCCCATGCTGAGGAAAGATGTTAACTGCGGTCCAGATTTCCTGGATGGTATGGAGGGCCCCTTCTCGGGCATTTTACCACCAGAAGACACCAGCCAGCTGAGTGTGAACTCTTTAAATGACACATCCCCTTCAAACCCTGATTTCTGTGAGGATTTCTACACCACGTTTATTGATACAAAGGTGAACGGTGATGCAGCAGCAACGAACACTATCAGTCAGTCCCTGGCAGAGATTCTAAGTGAACCTATTGATCTTTCTGACTTTGCACTGTGTAAAGCTTTTAATGGCAACCACTCAGGGACCAGAGCAGAATGTAACGATTCTGACTCTGGTATTTCACTGAATGCAAGCTCCAGCGTGGCGTCGCCAGAGCACTCTGTGGAATCATCTGCCTATGCAGATAAGACTTTGGGTTGCAGCGATTCTGAAATGGAAGACACAGATAGTGCTTCTGGAAGTatgctgcagagcagtgctggtcTGTACTCTCTGCACCTCCAGGATCAGGTGTTTTCTTCATTAGGGCCAAGCACTCAAACATCGAGTTTGCCACATACAGCCACACCAAAGAAAGAaccccctcctgctcctggccaaCCCAGAGTTCCCTTCACAAAAGATAAACCTCCAGGCCGCCTTGATGCTCATCTCACAAGAGATGAGCAAagagccagagctctgcagatcCCTTTTCCTGTTGAAAAAATCATCAATCTCCCTGTTGCGGACTTCAGTGAAATGATGTCTAAGGAGCAGTTCAGTGAAGCCCAGCTTACACTTATTCGAGATATACGCAGGAGAGGCAAGAACAAAGTGGCTGCTCAAAATTGCCGtaaaagaaaactggaaaatataGTAGAACTGGAGCATGATTTGAGTAACCTAaaagatgagaaagaaaaattgcttaAGGAAAAAGGAGAGCATGACAGGAGCCTTCATCAAATGAAAAAGCAATTCACCACCTTGTACCTCGAGGTCTTCAGCATGCTGCGTGATGAAGACGGAAAGCCTTACTCTCCCAGTGAATATTCACTGCAGCAAACTAGAGATGGCAATGTCTTTCTTGTTCCTAAGAGCAGGCAGTCGGGGACTAAACTTTGAAGGGCAGTACAGCTGGTTCCTGTTCTCTGAGTTACTAGTTTTGTATCATTATCATGGTAGTTTTTACTGTGAGGTGGAATGCAGAATTAAGTAATATTTGTCAAGTAAGTCTATGCAATGATAATTTTAAAGTTGTTGATTAGTTTATGGAAAATACAAGTTGAAAATTAATCAGATAATGCAGACGGGCGTGTACAAAATTTTTAATCTGACTTAACAGACATTTCCTTCTTATAGCACCACTTTTGACTAGTTTccatatatatgtaaatatttaaatataccATATTTATATACTGTTCCTATCTATTGTTATATTCATAGAtttgatatatatattaaaaaatgattTTAGCCTTCTGAATATAAT of Zonotrichia leucophrys gambelii isolate GWCS_2022_RI chromosome 7, RI_Zleu_2.0, whole genome shotgun sequence contains these proteins:
- the NFE2L2 gene encoding nuclear factor erythroid 2-related factor 2 isoform X1 — translated: MEIEAAAAAQDMNLIDILWRQDIDLGARREVFDSRQRQKEYELEKQKKLEKERQEQLQKEQEEALLAQLELDEETGEFIPVQPAQCIQPENTEPPVAFSQTTEPSKPEAEALSFDDCMQLLAEAFPFIDEHEASSAAFQSLVPAQVNSNPAFVSSDQTQPPESPDLVQPTDAENMQNIEQVWEELLSLSELQCLNIENDNLAEVSTVTSPETKPAEMHNSYSYCSSVPMLRKDVNCGPDFLDGMEGPFSGILPPEDTSQLSVNSLNDTSPSNPDFCEDFYTTFIDTKVNGDAAATNTISQSLAEILSEPIDLSDFALCKAFNGNHSGTRAECNDSDSGISLNASSSVASPEHSVESSAYADKTLGCSDSEMEDTDSASGSMLQSSAGLYSLHLQDQVFSSLGPSTQTSSLPHTATPKKEPPPAPGQPRVPFTKDKPPGRLDAHLTRDEQRARALQIPFPVEKIINLPVADFSEMMSKEQFSEAQLTLIRDIRRRGKNKVAAQNCRKRKLENIVELEHDLSNLKDEKEKLLKEKGEHDRSLHQMKKQFTTLYLEVFSMLRDEDGKPYSPSEYSLQQTRDGNVFLVPKSRQSGTKL
- the NFE2L2 gene encoding nuclear factor erythroid 2-related factor 2 isoform X2 encodes the protein MNLIDILWRQDIDLGARREVFDSRQRQKEYELEKQKKLEKERQEQLQKEQEEALLAQLELDEETGEFIPVQPAQCIQPENTEPPVAFSQTTEPSKPEAEALSFDDCMQLLAEAFPFIDEHEASSAAFQSLVPAQVNSNPAFVSSDQTQPPESPDLVQPTDAENMQNIEQVWEELLSLSELQCLNIENDNLAEVSTVTSPETKPAEMHNSYSYCSSVPMLRKDVNCGPDFLDGMEGPFSGILPPEDTSQLSVNSLNDTSPSNPDFCEDFYTTFIDTKVNGDAAATNTISQSLAEILSEPIDLSDFALCKAFNGNHSGTRAECNDSDSGISLNASSSVASPEHSVESSAYADKTLGCSDSEMEDTDSASGSMLQSSAGLYSLHLQDQVFSSLGPSTQTSSLPHTATPKKEPPPAPGQPRVPFTKDKPPGRLDAHLTRDEQRARALQIPFPVEKIINLPVADFSEMMSKEQFSEAQLTLIRDIRRRGKNKVAAQNCRKRKLENIVELEHDLSNLKDEKEKLLKEKGEHDRSLHQMKKQFTTLYLEVFSMLRDEDGKPYSPSEYSLQQTRDGNVFLVPKSRQSGTKL